A stretch of the Gossypium hirsutum isolate 1008001.06 chromosome D07, Gossypium_hirsutum_v2.1, whole genome shotgun sequence genome encodes the following:
- the LOC107933949 gene encoding uncharacterized protein — protein MARSDKRVKRVTDPLDDRVKARLVGVSYDSSGSEHSAAVVVEDDDSPCLSELVHSFLEDDHDAAEQTSYNSDSDRVDSNLDFTDSLEIIIKSTSLNNTDSYRNLLMAHVLRAMEMLSFFKTDKAIFRRKVMAYLREVGHNAAICKTKWSSSGGLIAGNYEFIDVVQSAARTGQNRYLIDLDFASEFEIARPTTEYSRLLQHLPRVFVGRNEELKMIVKVMSDSVKRSLKSKELTLPPWRKNRYMQNKWFGSYRRTTNQIPASSSSLTPSAVHPVNIVQCRHVGFDVTVNGRLFVRTR, from the coding sequence ATGGCTCGTTCTGATAAAAGAGTTAAACGAGTTACTGACCCGCTCGACGACCGAGTCAAGGCTCGTCTCGTCGGCGTCAGTTACGACAGTAGCGGAAGCGAACATTCTGCCGCCGTTGTCGTTGAAGATGATGATTCGCCTTGCCTCTCGGAGCTTGTTCACAGTTTTCTGGAAGACGACCACGATGCAGCTGAACAAACGAGTTACAACTCTGACTCAGATCGAGTCGACTCAAACCTTGACTTTACCGATTCGCTTGAGATCATCATCAAGTCAACCTCTCTTAACAACACGGATTCTTACAGGAATCTGCTTATGGCTCACGTTCTGAGAGCAATGGAGATGCTTTCTTTTTTCAAAACAGATAAAGCAATTTTCAGGCGTAAAGTAATGGCTTATCTTCGCGAGGTAGGCCACAATGCGGCGATATGCAAGACCAAATGGAGCTCCTCTGGAGGCCTAATTGCCGGAAACTACGAGTTCATAGACGTGGTGCAATCCGCAGCACGCACGGGCCAAAACCGGTACCTCATTGATCTCGATTTCGCTTCCGAGTTCGAGATCGCCAGGCCGACGACCGAGTACTCGAGGCTGTTACAACATTTGCCTAGGGTTTTCGTGGGAAGAAACGAGGAATTGAAAATGATCGTCAAGGTCATGAGCGATTCGGTAAAAAGATCGTTGAAGAGCAAAGAACTAACCCTCCCTCCATGGAGGAAAAACCGTTACATGCAAAACAAATGGTTCGGTTCGTACCGTCGAACGACGAACCAAATCCCGGCGAGCTCCAGCTCATTGACCCCCTCGGCGGTACATCCCGTCAACATCGTGCAGTGCCGTCACGTTGGGTTCGACGTAACAGTGAACGGCCGTTTGTTTGTCCGTACGagataa
- the LOC107933946 gene encoding 60S ribosomal protein L28-1, whose amino-acid sequence FVSAPGQLIWKVVKKNNCFLVRQFGRGTTSFQFSKEPNNLYNLHSYKHSRLANKKTVTIQSGGKDQSVLLATTKPKKQNKPSALLHKSLMKKEFARMAKAVKNEVTDNYYRPDLTKTALARLSAVHRSLKVAKSSVKKRNRQALKVRGRK is encoded by the exons TTTGTATCGGCACCCGGACAGTTGATTTGGAAGGTAGTGAAGAAGAACAATTGCTTTTTGGTGAGGCAGTTTGGAAGAGGAACTACTAGCTTTCAGTTTAGCAAAGAGCCCAACAATCTCTACAACCTCCACTCCTACAAACACTCTA GGTTGGCAAACAAGAAAACAGTCACCATTCAAAGTGGGGGCAAAGACCAGTCTGTGCTGTTAGCAACCACCAAGCCTAAGAAGCAGAACAAGCCTTCGGCCTTGCTTCACAAGTCACTCATGAAAAAGGAGTTCGCCAGGATGGCCAAGGCGGTCAAAAACGAG GTGACAGACAACTACTACAGGCCAGATTTAACAAAAACAGCCCTTGCAAGGTTGAGTGCTGTGCACAGGAGTCTAAAGGTAGCCAAGTCTAGTGTCAAGAAGAGGAACAGGCAAGCATTGAAGGTTCGTGGCAGGAAGTGA